The following are from one region of the Eubacterium sp. MSJ-33 genome:
- a CDS encoding CgeB family protein produces the protein MKIIFCKWGSICEKGIANAMQRLGITIITMDRKFESVDYDKGYLEALACMIQENPDVSCVFSVNFQPIVARCCKVFKLPYLSWTVDCPSFQLYSETIAYPTNRIFVLDRMQWEKFSPANPDCIFHLPMGADVATWDAVKVTKENHQNYDCDISFVGSLYSEKTRYNSIEKDLPDEMRGYVNGLINAQLNVYGYNLLEDSITDEWAQEFKKYADWLPLGEDYSEDVKGIVADTYLGYKCTEQERIRTCNAIGARFEELRKQGKNYRFDLWTLSDTTPLQHVHCRGGADSNTMMPQIIKCSKINLNMTNRPIKTGLPLRIFDLMACGGFVLSNYQVEIPEIFVPDEDIVLYDSIPDMLAKIEYYLAHDDEREQIAKNGYEKVKEYHSYDERIVTMLKAAGII, from the coding sequence ATGAAGATCATATTTTGCAAATGGGGAAGCATCTGCGAAAAAGGAATTGCCAATGCAATGCAACGGTTGGGCATTACAATTATTACCATGGATCGCAAATTTGAAAGTGTCGATTACGACAAAGGTTATCTGGAAGCACTTGCCTGCATGATTCAGGAAAATCCGGATGTCTCCTGCGTGTTCTCCGTGAATTTTCAACCAATTGTAGCGCGATGTTGCAAGGTATTTAAACTACCGTATTTGTCCTGGACGGTGGATTGCCCAAGTTTCCAGCTTTATTCCGAGACGATCGCATATCCAACCAACCGAATTTTCGTCTTAGATCGTATGCAATGGGAGAAATTCTCACCCGCGAATCCAGACTGTATCTTCCATCTGCCAATGGGTGCAGATGTTGCAACGTGGGACGCTGTAAAGGTAACTAAGGAAAATCATCAAAATTACGACTGTGACATCTCTTTCGTCGGTTCACTATACTCTGAAAAGACCCGCTATAATTCGATTGAGAAAGATCTGCCAGACGAGATGCGTGGCTATGTCAACGGACTGATCAACGCCCAGCTCAATGTATACGGTTACAATTTGTTAGAAGATTCCATCACCGACGAATGGGCGCAGGAATTCAAGAAATATGCAGACTGGCTGCCACTTGGGGAAGATTACTCCGAAGATGTGAAAGGCATCGTTGCTGACACCTATCTCGGCTACAAATGCACCGAACAGGAACGCATCCGCACCTGTAATGCAATCGGAGCACGTTTTGAAGAGTTACGAAAACAGGGGAAGAATTATCGTTTTGATCTCTGGACATTGAGTGACACAACACCATTACAACATGTCCATTGCCGTGGCGGTGCAGATTCCAACACAATGATGCCGCAGATTATCAAGTGCAGCAAAATCAATCTGAACATGACGAACCGCCCGATCAAAACCGGACTGCCACTCCGTATCTTCGACCTGATGGCGTGTGGCGGCTTCGTGCTATCAAATTATCAGGTTGAAATCCCGGAGATTTTCGTCCCGGACGAGGACATCGTATTATACGACAGCATCCCAGATATGCTTGCCAAAATCGAATATTATCTGGCACATGATGATGAACGGGAGCAGATTGCGAAAAATGGATACGAAAAAGTAAAAGAATATCATAGTTACGATGAAAGAATTGTGACAATGTTAAAAGCAGCTGGGATTATTTAA
- a CDS encoding DUF4143 domain-containing protein, protein MYLTDIGLLMAGFDFGLKKALLEDGNVEDKSTNIMLGTAKGGLYEALVADFLIKKDIKKLYFYKDVKSTMELEFPITNEDGVIPIEVKAGKKRANSLNRVLESGICKYGYKLASQNVGVSDKRITIPFYMLMFDL, encoded by the coding sequence ATGTATCTGACAGATATCGGATTGCTTATGGCTGGATTTGATTTTGGATTGAAAAAAGCATTGCTGGAAGACGGTAATGTCGAGGACAAAAGCACAAATATTATGCTGGGTACGGCAAAGGGAGGCTTGTACGAGGCGCTTGTCGCAGATTTCCTGATCAAAAAAGATATTAAGAAACTGTATTTCTATAAGGATGTAAAGTCTACAATGGAGTTGGAGTTTCCGATTACAAATGAGGATGGCGTGATTCCGATTGAGGTGAAGGCGGGAAAGAAGAGAGCGAATTCCCTGAACCGTGTTTTGGAATCAGGTATTTGTAAATATGGCTACAAGTTAGCGTCTCAAAATGTTGGGGTAAGTGACAAAAGGATTACAATTCCGTTCTATATGCTGATGTTTGATTTATAA
- a CDS encoding AAA family ATPase, whose product MPEARFAAGKTLILLDEVQECPEAMTSLKFWTQDHRYDVIATGSGLGMNYRQESSYPHVSDRYRIAYGWI is encoded by the coding sequence ATGCCGGAAGCCAGATTTGCTGCAGGCAAAACCCTGATTTTATTGGACGAAGTGCAGGAGTGCCCGGAGGCAATGACATCCCTGAAATTCTGGACACAGGATCATAGATATGATGTGATCGCAACAGGCTCCGGTCTGGGGATGAATTATCGGCAGGAAAGCTCGTATCCGCATGTATCTGACAGATATCGGATTGCTTATGGCTGGATTTGA